From the Vicia villosa cultivar HV-30 ecotype Madison, WI unplaced genomic scaffold, Vvil1.0 ctg.000004F_1_1_1, whole genome shotgun sequence genome, one window contains:
- the LOC131621458 gene encoding helicase protein MOM1-like isoform X1, translated as MVSSTRSRQSAKDKKNSNRRLTRSSKKAKIKSRLNVLGTAGIRKSPRETPLKKIIASSSSTQKSKQVEKRILSAPEARRKSERVEKKKIPSPLIRSGRTKNLSSSSPSNSKSAGSLGSISRQKLQKEKSMKQLIFETEVNENGEHDVGTSQVKSKRMDARTYRALFRNQKKDCLEKSHRISQSNQEGDNSSGDKTDELSKQSCSDNKDVSNNATLPSEDAKAKETGIDSMLSRPITNLAENSVTSGSFIPSNTPTHEISEVSRSAQPDCCREQTFPTLVSGNSKFDDKDLVSNNVGLDGGEKLTPSKRKVISVDMDSNVSSPLSKEDNCNMIPDALPSNLDGNKSCSKQIRLDYNPTVKELCDPCAAEHQDGDDIEATLLQKDKSDHTSGIGHQKDSFGEDKNILDGQSDTEKDGLIYNSNKSVVQPKEKLSSHIANRCKSDSFRFVEYWIPAQISHVQLEQYCATLLSNASILCSSPKIDSVGAIRDVLISTRKCCNHPYVNDPSMQPLLFKGLEEVEYLNVGIKASGKLQLLDSMLKELKKNDLRALLLFQSIGGSGKDSIGDILDDFLRQRFGLDSYERIDKGVSPSKKQAAMKKFNDKNNKRFVFLMETCACLPSIKLSSIDTIIIYDSDWNPMNDIRSLQKITLDSQFELIKMFRLYSAFTVEEKALILARQAKILDINTLFTNRSLSHTLLMWGASCLFDELGIFHNIATSTSSPEQLLEETVSQFSSFISDAVEDSDKRNHSILLKVHQNGGTYCASSPLFGELKIGSLDEESPQNFWTKLLEGKQFQWKYSCSSSQRSRKRVQPFNNLEGESDFVYEGIAKKRTKVSNNIVDQPSLKSEGEKLSTEIKAGTFDDLVDKPKGNDVKFEKNGSVHDEQRSLHLSLKPQITKLCEILLLPDNVKKMVDCFLEYVMNNHHVSREPVSMLQAFQISLIWTAAAMQKHKLDHKASLILAKQHLNFDCKKGEANYSYSLLRCLKKIFRHRTGTCSDTSSPQASNMIEVELFKKDLSKSIKETKKKCEKMLNNIRLMQKEEKHRLRTAIEVELAELERKQKIELAFTRSCSPNEVTRTETLKILNIDHQKSIEELKFQHELRLKDLEDKQSAHMLKAQDWVPTWVENLKSWAKNELQSIVSSKELGTGVDYSLMIDNVIESMKDTGDMVPETNSSSVSKTVEKQNSLGKHDNANEVGIMVSNRLPVSGSEDHNAMENHYVSQENIISKHFHSGEQNVDGAIADEDNGCGNLRHRSRDDCERPSLDTTRLPDFREPNSDGATSMTDEDNRYASNGHGSRDGCEMASLGTKCLPVCENGTHLNHQYSGVPSSVPERQTSVEVQETNNEGDSVSVSERQVRVEMPVAVNFTDCLLQKVTHLNPPSSVDQIFDRSSIDVPVLDGVLSSRPCQVACSTSCGDTISPSNPPLEQQIHDGILSIPDGDIPITVPENHTVAGRHKDIESSANALLVDNSTTNNQEGRVLVTVTSSPVSRQVNVMEPLEQGKQLPSVESAADKSTGEMQKSSEQVQLASSLADVVPANQITMPPKPVHQLAAAEFSSNLDMLASSNFHLATEDEHQPISVHDLPTHHPQVSSAIPDIGQPHPNSVNGLHSNQVAIHPASNPDPDSLTTSTVRAQSANPRNLSTPLEMNNHPIQTTAPSPSRTPPRLSYDPLKVDVERIQKLIEQSSKNHENAKLQLKSEFEKELAELRRKYDLKFQEAEVEFQQTKKTLETNLNTVCVSRILAHAFRSKCLDLKAGASGMQHDSIPQQLLNLSRQQTATHPISGSSGEPPATSLPSPSIAPNSQNMVSPVYNAPGTFSGFYARPPVINTTTTTTPIINTTRCPVINITTPIINTTRSSIVRGSQTGGEIRAPAPHLQSSRPQISVPPSSFHPPHRGIQSQTAPSNVPTTTPSHAHVSSWQRTTTYQSDPQIGRRPDSAGRLAAPNLPFMGLHGSANSQSTVTPPNVISRVSDLGPNNQSRIEPNSNSIAANSSHQAVSRGLVCLSDDDD; from the exons ATGGTAAGTAGTACTCGTTCTAGACAAAGTGCTAaggataaaaaaaatagtaatcgGAGGCTGACCCGAAGTAGCAAGAAAGCAAAAATCAAATCACGTCTCAATGTATTAGGAACTGCTGGTATTAGAAAGTCTCCTAGAGAAACGCCTTTGAAGAAGATAATTGCAAGCTCTTCAAGTACTCAAAAGTCCAAGCAGGTAGAGAAGAGAATACTATCAGCTCCTGAAGCTAGAAGAAAGTCTGAAAGGGTTGAGAAAAAGAAGATACCAAGTCCTTTGATAAGATCTGGAAGAACTAAGAATCTTTCTTCTTCGAGTCCTTCAAATTCTAAAAGTGCAGGGTCTTTGGGTTCAATTTCAAGGCAGAAGCTACAAAAAGAGAAGAGCATGAAACAATTGATTTTTGAAACCGAAGTGAATGAAAACGGGGAACACGATGTAGGAACTTCCCAGGTGAAATCTAAGAGAATGGATGCTCGTACGTATCGGGCTCTCTTTAGAAATCAAAAGAAAG ATTGCCTTGAGAAATCTCATAGGATTAGCCAGTCAAATCAGGAAGGTGACAACAGTAGTGGAGACAAGACTGATGAGTTATCTAAACAAAGTTGTTCAGATAATAAAGACGTCTCAAATAATGCTACATTACCATCTGAAGATGCCAAAGCAAAAGAGACCGGAATTGACTCTATGTTGAGTCGGCCTATAACGAATCTAGCAGAAAATAGTGTGACTTCTGGTTCATTTATTCCATCTAACACCCCAACTCATGAGATTAGTGAGGTGTCTAGAAGTGCACAGCCTGATTGCTGCAGGGAGCAGACATTTCCAACATTAGTGTCTGGAAACTCTAAATTCGATGACAAGGACTTGGTCAGTAACAATGTTGGGCTTGATGGGGGTGAAAAATTAACACCTTCTAAGAGAAAGGTAATCTCAGTGGACATGGATTCAAATGTTTCTTCCCCATTATccaaagaagacaactgcaacatGATCCCTGATGCTCTCCCTTCAAATCTAGATGGTAACAAGTCATGTTCCAAACAAATAAG GTTAGATTACAATCCTACAGTCAAGGAGTTATGTGATCCATGTGCAGCCGAG CATCAGGACGGAGATGACATTGAGGCTACCTTGCTGCAGAAGGATAAGAGTGATCACACAAGTGGAATTGGACACCAGAAG GATAGCTTTGGGGAAGACAAAAATATTCTTGATGGTCAAAGTGATACTGAAAAGGACGGTTTAATATATAATTCCAATAAAAGTGTTGTTCAACCGAAGGAGAAATTGTCAAGTCATATTGCAAACAGATGCAAGTCTGACTCCTTTAGGTTTGTTGAGTATTGGATTCCTGCTCAGATATCTCATGTGCAGCTTGAGCAGTATTGTGCTACTTTACTTTCAAATGCTTCAATTCTTTGCTCATCACCAAAGATTGATAGTGTTGGGGCCATTCGTGATGTCCTTATTTCAACCCGTAAG TGTTGTAATCATCCATATGTTAATGATCCGTCCATGCAACCTCTACTATTCAAGGGCCTTGAAGAAGTTGAGTATCTGAACGTTGGAATAAAAGCAAGTGGCAAGCTGCAGCTACTTGATTCAATGCTCAAGGAgttgaaaaaaaatgatttaaggGCACTGCTACTTTTTCAG TCTATTGGAGGTTCTGGAAAGGATTCAATAGGTGATATTCTGGATGACTTTCTGCGACAAAGATTTGGTCTGGATTCATATGAAAGAATTGATAAAGGTGTTTCGccttccaagaagcaagctgcCATGAAGAAATTTAACGACAAGAATAATAAGCGATTTGTCTTTTTGATGGAAACATGTGCCTGCCTTCCTAGCATAAAATTGTCATCTATCGACACTATTATTATATATGATAGTGATTGGAATCCAATGAATGATATAAGATCCCTTCAGAAGATAACACTTGATTCACAGTTTGAATTGATCAAAATGTTTCGTCTTTATTCAGCTTTCACTGTTGAAGAGAAAGCGTTAATACTTGCTAGGCAAGCTAAGATCCTGGACATAAATACTCTATTTACAAACCGGAGTCTCAGTCATACACTATTGATGTGGGGTGCATCTTGTCTTTTTGATGAGTTGGGAATTTTCCACAACATTGCAACTTCTACGTCAAGTCCTGAACAATTGCTGGAAGAAACAGTGTCACAGTTCTCATCATTTATATCTGATGCTGTTGAAGATTCTGACAAACGCAACCACTCAATTTTATTGAAAGTCCATCAAAATGGAGGAACATACTGTGCTAGTTCTCCTTTATTTGGTGAGCTGAAAATTGGGTCGCTGGATGAAGAGTCACCACAAAATTTTTGGACTAAACTATTGGAGGGGAAACAGTTTCAGTGGAAGTACTCATGTAGTTCATCTCAACGGAGCCGGAAGAGAGTTCAGCCTTTTAATAATTTGGAGGGTGAGTCTGACTTTGTGTATGAAGGCATAGCAAAGAAGCGCACGAAAGTGAGCAACAATATTGTTGATCAGCCTTCATTGAAATCTGAAGGTGAAAAGTTATCTACTGAAATCAAGGCAG GAACCTTTGATGATCTAGTGG ATAAACCTAAGGGTAATGATGTTAAATTTGAGAAAAATGGCAGTGTGCATGATGAGCAGAGGAGCTTACATCTTTCGCTGAAGCCGCAGATCACAAAGCTCTGTGAAATTCTTCTTCTCCCA GATAATGTCAAGAAGATGGTTGACTGCTTTCTTGAGTATGTTATGAACAATCACCATGTCAGTAGGGAACCTGTGTCAATGTTACAGGCTTTTCAAATATCTCTG ATTTGGACTGCTGCTGCTATGCAAAAGCACAAACTTGACCACAAGGCTTCTCTTATTCTTGCAAAACAACATTTGAATTTTGACTGTAAGAAAGGAGAGGCGAACTACAGTTATTCTCTGCTGCGgtgtctaaaaaaaatatttcgacaTCGTACAGGCACTTGTAGTGATACTTCTTCTCCTCAAGCTTCTAATATGATTGAAGTTGAACTGTTCAAAAAAGATTTGTCCAAAAGCATTAAAGAAACTAAaaaaaagtgtgaaaaaatgCTGAATAATATACGCCTTATGCAAAAGGAAGAGAAACATAGATTGAGAACGGCTATTGAGGTTGAACTGGCTGAATTAGAGAGAAAACAGAAAATAGAGTTAGCTTTCACTCGGTCCTGCTCTCCTAATGAGGTGACGAGAACAGAAACGCTCAAGATTTTGAATATTGACCATCAAAAAAGTATTGAAGAACTGAAATTTCAGCATGAATTAAGACTCAAGGATCTTGAGGACAAACAATCAGCTCATATGCTAAAGGCTCAAGACTGGGTGCCCACTTGGGTGGAAAATTTGAAATCTTGGGCAAAAAATGAATTGCAAAGCATAGTTTCTTCAAAGGAACTTGGGACTGGGGTTGATTACTCGCTGATGATTGATAATGTGATTGAATCTATGAAAGATACGGGGGACATGGTTCCTGAAACCAATTCCTCTTCAGTTAGTAAAACAgttgaaaaacaaaattctctagGCAAGCATGACAATGCTAATGAAGTGGGCATTATGGTTTCAAATCGTCTACCAGTCTCTGGAAGTGAGGACCATAATGCAATGGAAAATCATTATGTCAGTCAGGAAAACATCATCTCTAAACATTTCCATTCTGGAGAACAGAATGTTGATGGTGCTATTGCAGATGAAGATAATGGGTGTGGGAATTTAAGACATAGGTCTCGAGATGATTGTGAGAGGCCTAGCTTAGATACCACGCGCTTGCCAGATTTTAGAGAACCTAATTCTGATGGTGCTACAAGCATGACAGATGAAGATAATAGGTATGCAAGTAATGGCCATGGGTCTCGGGATGGTTGTGAGATGGCCAGTTTAGGTACGAAGTGCTTGCCAGTTTGTGAGAATGGAACACATCTAAATCATCAATATTCTGGAGTCCCCTCAAGTGTACCTGAAAGGCAAACTTCAGTTGAAGTGCAAGAAACTAATAATGAAGGGGACTCTGTAAGTGTCTCAGAAAGACAAGTGCGAGTTGAAATGCCTGTGGCCGTCAATTTTACTGATTGTCTGCTTCAGAAAGTAACTCATCTGAACCCCCCTTCATCCGTGGATCAAATATTTGACAGAAGTTCAATAGATGTGCCAGTTTTAGATGGTGTTTTATCTTCAAGGCCTTGTCAAGTTGCTTGTTCAACCAGTTGTGGAGATACAATTTCCCCTTCAAATCCACCTTTGGAGCAACAAATTCATGATGGGATCTTGAGTATTCCTGATGGAGATATCCCTATTACGGTGCCAGAAAACCATACAGTGGCTGGTCGTCATAAGGATATAGAGTCTTCAGCAAATGCTTTATTGGTGGATAATAGTACCACAAATAACCAGGAGGGAAGAGTACTTGTAACTGTGACCAGTTCTCCAGTATCTAGACAAGTTAATGTCATGGAACCTCTAGAACAAGGAAAACAATTGCCATCTGTGGAATCCGCCGCTGACAAATCAACTGGTGAAATGCAAAAGTCTTCTGAACAAGTTCAACTGGCATCTAGTTTAGCTGATGTTGTACCAGCCAATCAAATCACGATGCCTCCGAAACCGGTGCATCAATTAGCAGCTGCAGAATTCTCTTCCAACTTGGATATGTTGGCTTCGTCTAATTTTCATTTAGCAACTGAAGATGAACATCAGCCGATCAGTGTACATGATCTCCCCACTCATCATCCTCAGGTATCTTCTGCGATTCCAGATATTGGGCAACCACACCCAAATTCAGTAAATGGTTTACATTCAAATCAAGTTGCTATACACCCTGCCTCAAATCCAGACCCTGATTCACTTACAACCAGTACAGTAAGAGCACAATCTGCCAACCCAAGAAATTTGTCAACTCCATTAGAGATGAATAATCATCCTATCCAAACTACAGCCCCTTCACCTTCCAGAACGCCTCCTCGTTTGTCCTATGATCCACTGAAAGTTGATGTCGAAAGAATACAAAAATTAATAGAACAATCTTCGAAAAACCATGAAAACGCG AAATTGCAGCTGAAATCTGAATTTGAAAAGGAGTTAGCGGAGCTTCGAAGAAAGTATGATCTTAAATTTCAGGAAGCTGAAGTTGAATTTCAGCAAACAAAAAAGACTCTGGAAACCAATCTTAATACAGTTTGTGTGAGTAGGATCTTGGCACATGCTTTTAGGTCTAAATGCTTGGATCTTAAAGCTGGTGCATCAGGAATGCAGCATG ATTCAATTCCGCAGCAGCTGCTTAACCTTTCAAGACAACAAACTGCTACTCACCCGATCTCTGGTTCTTCTGGAGAGCCTCCTGCGACCAGTCTGCCGAGCCCCTCCATTGCTCCTAACTCACAAAATATGGTATCACCTGTTTATAATGCGCCAGGAACTTTCTCTGGTTTCTATGCAAGACCACCTGTTATAaacactactactactactacaccTATTATAAACACTACTAGGTGTCCTGTCATAAATATTACTACGCCTATCATAAACACTACTAGGTCTTCCATTGTCCGAGGTAGTCAAACTGGGGGTGAGATACGTGCCCCTGCACCTCATCTCCAATCTTCTAGACCCCAAATATCTGTTCCACCCTCCAGTTTCCATCCACCTCACCGAGGGATTCAAAGCCAGACAGCTCCTAGTAACGTTCCAACAACAACTCCCTCACATGCTCATGTTTCATCCTGGCAAAGAACGACAACCTATCAGTCTGATCCACAAATCGGACGCAGGCCTGACAGTGCAGGCAGGTTAGCTGCTCCTAATTTACCTTTCATGGGATTACATGGGAGTGCTAACAGTCAATCTACTGTGACCCCTCCAAATGTTATTTCACGTGTGTCAGATCTGGGTCCCAATAACCAATCCAGAATTGAGCCCAACAGCAATAGCATTGCAGCTAACTCATCGCATCAAGCTGTATCTCGTGGTTTAGTATGTTTATCAGACGATGATGACTGA